A genomic region of Anopheles coustani chromosome 3, idAnoCousDA_361_x.2, whole genome shotgun sequence contains the following coding sequences:
- the LOC131258513 gene encoding leucine-rich repeat-containing protein 57, with product MGNKQVKQHFETAKKTGVLKISLLRLDEFPSALKTFPNVLKTLDISENRFSVLPDDIAKFTLLKHLNASGNKIASVPECIGLLVKLETLNMMNNLLTSVPRSLASCTHLKQVILSNNQINAFPTVFCELKQLDLLDLSRNKITEIPPEVKSLQVTELNLNQNQITIVAEEIADCPKLKTLRLEENCLQISAIHPKILMESKVCNLCIDGNLFNSKQFTELQGYDAYMERYTAVRKKIS from the coding sequence ATGGGGAACAAGCAAGTTaagcaacattttgaaacaGCGAAGAAAACGGGGGTGCTAAAGATCTCTTTGTTGCGCCTGGATGAATTCCCTTCGGCACTGAAAACATTCCCGAACGTACTGAAGACACTTGATATTTCTGAAAATCGATTCAGTGTTTTGCCGGACGACATAGCTAAATTTACACTCCTGAAGCACCTAAACGCCAGTGGAAACAAAATAGCCTCGGTACCCGAATGCATCGGTTTGCTGGTAAAGCTGGAAACCTTAAACATGATGAACAATCTGCTTACCAGCGTACCGAGGAGCCTTGCATCCTGCACTCATCTCAAGCAAGTTATTCTCAGCAACAATCAGATCAATGCGTTCCCAACGGTGTTTTGCGAATTGAAACAACTAGACCTGCTTGACCTCTCGCGGAACAAAATAACTGAAATACCACCGGAGGTGAAATCGCTGCAAGTGACGGAGCTAAACctgaaccaaaaccaaatcacCATTGTCGCGGAGGAGATTGCCGACTGCCCGAAACTGAAAACCTTGCGACTGGAGGAAAACTGTCTCCAAATATCGGCAATCCATCCGAAAATTCTCATGGAATCCAAAGTGTGTAACCTTTGCATCGATGGGAATTTGTTCAACTCGAAACAGTTCACGGAGCTACAAGGATATGATGCGTACATGGAACGATATACTGCAGTTAGGAAAAAGATTTCGTAA
- the LOC131261256 gene encoding innexin inx2: protein MFDVFGSVKGLLKLDQVCIDNNIFRLHYKATVIILIAFSLLVTSRQYIGDPIDCIVDEIPLNVMDTYCWIYSTFTIPNRLTGVAGKDIVQPGVASHVDGHDEVKYHKYYQWVCFVLFFQAMLFYVPRYLWKTWEGGRIKMLVLDLNMPIMNDDAKERKKILVDYFADNIKGHNFYAMRFFFCEALNFVNVLGQIYFMDFFLDGEFSTYGSDVVRFTEMEPEERGDPMARVFPKVTKCTFHKYGASGSVQKFDGLCVLPLNIVNEKIYVFLWFWFILLTILTGISLVYRAAVILMPKLRLLMLRARSRLSPHDEVELIASKCQLGDWFILYQLGKNIDPLIYKEIICDLAQKVEGKEIV from the coding sequence ATGTTTGATGTATTCGGATCCGTGAAGGGTCTACTGAAGTTAGACCAGGTGTGCATCGATAACAACATCTTTCGGCTGCACTACAAGGCTACCGTGATCATCTTGATCGCGTTCTCGTTGCTGGTCACCTCGCGCCAGTACATCGGCGACCCGATCGACTGCATCGTCGACGAAATTCCGCTCAACGTGATGGACACCTACTGCTGGATCTACTCGACCTTCACCATCCCGAACCGACTAACGGGAGTGGCCGGCAAGGACATCGTCCAGCCCGGTGTGGCGAGCCACGTGGACGGACACGACGAGGTCAAGTACCACAAGTACTATCAGTGGGTCTGCTTCGTGCTCTTCTTCCAAGCCATGCTGTTCTACGTGCCCCGCTATCTGTGGAAGACGTGGGAAGGTGGCCGCATCAAGATGCTGGTGCTCGATCTCAACATGCCGATCATGAACGACGACGCGAAGGAGCGCAAGAAGATCCTGGTGGACTACTTTGCCGACAACATCAAGGGCCACAACTTTTACGCGATGCGGTTCTTCTTCTGCGAGGCGTTGAACTTTGTCAACGTGCTCGGCCAGATCTACTTCATGGACTTCTTCCTCGACGGGGAGTTCTCGACGTACGGTAGCGACGTGGTGCGCTTCACCGAGATGGAGCCGGAGGAGCGCGGCGACCCGATGGCGCGGGTGTTCCCAAAAGTCACCAAGTGTACCTTCCACAAGTATGGTGCGTCCGGAAGCGTGCAGAAGTTCGACGGCCTGTGCGTGCTGCCGCTGAACATTGTCAACGAGAAGATCTACGTGTTCCTGTGGTTCTGGTTCATCCTGCTCACCATCCTGACCGGCATCTCGCTGGTGTACCGTGCCGCCGTGATCCTCATGCCGAAACTGCGCCTGCTGATGCTGCGCGCTCGCTCGCGCCTCTCACCGCACGACGAGGTGGAATTGATCGCGTCCAAGTGCCAGCTGGGCGACTGGTTCATCCTGTACCAGCTGGGCAAGAATATCGATCCGCTGATCTACAAGGAGATCATTTGCGATCTGGCGCAAAAGGTGGAAGGCAAGGAGATAGTCTAA